Proteins encoded by one window of Sus scrofa isolate TJ Tabasco breed Duroc chromosome 12, Sscrofa11.1, whole genome shotgun sequence:
- the KCNJ2 gene encoding inward rectifier potassium channel 2 isoform X1, translating into MGSVRTNRYSIVSSEEDGMKLATLAVANGFGNGKSKVHTRQQCRSRFVKKDGHCNVQFINVGEKGQRYLADIFTTCVDIRWRWMLVIFCLAFVLSWLFFGCVFWLIALLHGDLDASKESKACVSEVNSFTAAFLFSIETQTTIGYGFRCVTDECPIAVFMVVFQSIVGCIIDAFIIGAVMAKMAKPKKRNETLVFSHNAVIAMRDGKLCLMWRVGNLRKSHLVEAHVRAQLLKSRITSEGEYIPLDQIDINVGFDSGIDRIFLVSPITIVHEIDEDSPLYDLSKQDIDNADFEIVVILEGMVEATAMTTQCRSSYLANEILWGHRYEPVLFEEKHYYKVDYSRFHKTYEVPNTPLCSARDLAEKKYILSNANSFCYENEVALTSKEEDDSENGVPESTSTDTPPDIDLHNQASVPLEPRPLRRESEI; encoded by the coding sequence ATGGGCAGTGTGCGCACCAACCGCTACAGCATTGTCTCTTCAGAAGAAGACGGCATGAAGTTGGCCACCCTGGCGGTTGCCAACGGCTTTGGGAACGGGAAGAGTAAGGTCCACACCCGGCAGCAGTGCCGGAGCCGCTTCGTGAAGAAGGACGGCCACTGTAACGTGCAGTTCATCAACGTGGGCGAGAAGGGGCAGCGGTACCTGGCAGACATCTTCACCACGTGCGTGGACATTCGCTGGCGGTGGATGCTGGTTATCTTCTGCCTGGCCTTCGTCCTCTCGTGGCTATTTTTCGGCTGTGTGTTTTGGTTGATAGCTCTGCTCCATGGGGATCTGGATGCATCCAAGGAGAGCAAAGCTTGTGTGTCCGAGGTCAACAGCTTCACGGCCGccttccttttctccattgagacCCAGACGACCATCGGCTACGGCTTCAGGTGTGTCACGGACGAATGCCCGATCGCTGTTTTCATGGTGGTCTTCCAGTCCATCGTGGGCTGCATCATCGACGCCTTCATCATCGGAGCAGTCATGGCCAAGATGGCCAAGCCCAAGAAGAGAAACGAGACCCTGGTCTTCAGTCACAACGCGGTGATCGCCATGAGAGATGGCAAGCTCTGCTTGATGTGGCGGGTGGGCAACCTTCGGAAAAGCCACCTGGTGGAGGCTCACGTGCGCGCGCAGCTCCTCAAATCCAGAATTACTTCTGAAGGGGAGTACATCCCCCTGGATCAAATAGATATCAACGTTGGGTTTGACAGTGGCATTGACCGTATATTTCTGGTGTCCCCAATCACGATCGTCCACGAAATAGATGAAGACAGTCCTTTATATGATCTGAGTAAGCAGGACATTGACAATGCAGACTTTGAAATTGTTGTGATCCTAGAAGGCATGGTCGAAGCCACCGCCATGACCACACAGTGCCGGAGCTCGTATCTGGCCAACGAAATCCTCTGGGGCCACCGCTATGAGCCTGTTCTCTTTGAAGAGAAGCATTACTACAAGGTGGACTATTCGAGGTTCCACAAGACTTACGAGGTACCCAACACTCCCCTTTGCAGTGCCAGGGACTtagcagaaaagaaatacatcctGTCCAACGCTAACTCATTTTGCTATGAAAATGAAGTGGCCCTCACAAGCAAAGAGGAAGACGACAGTGAAAACGGAGTCCCAGAAAGCACGAGTACGGACACCCCCCCGGACATAGACCTTCACAACCAGGCAAGCGTACCTCTAGAACCCAGGCCCTTGCGGCGAGAGTCAGAGATATGA